The following are encoded together in the Bos taurus isolate L1 Dominette 01449 registration number 42190680 breed Hereford chromosome 12, ARS-UCD2.0, whole genome shotgun sequence genome:
- the ZAR1L gene encoding ZAR1-like protein: MKVEHKTRPETNCLGILRCAWAPGGRMERIFCVPYSLYPGYGNMLRLGQSGLSEPRQPHWRQTNVPPTFLARPRLLMPSNASDCCVDPYKRAQLMAVFSHMNPGLSLRLRKANTKDVGVQVSLRVGKSVQCSLGPRTLDSLSPWASAGHRAPASAWGVSSSVPGHWGEVRLREELSDPPEAGQPPPPLPPPSPPPRSEEDPPEELQPREELVEEDSSSPRERKSKPAPVDSSQPLGRPNFQFLEPKYGYFHCKDCKTRWESAYVWCISGTNKVYFKQLCCKCQKSFNPYRVEAIQCQTCSKSRCSCPQKKRHINLRRPHRQELCGRCKDKRFSCGSIYSFKYIM, encoded by the exons ATGAAGGTGGAACACAAAACAAGGCCTGAAACAAACTGCCTCGGGATATTGCGCTGCGCGTGGGCGCCAGGTGGTAGGATGGAGCGCATCTTCTGTGTTCCCTACAGCTTGTACCCGGGCTATGGGAACATGCTACGTTTGGGCCAGTCTGGACTCTCAGAGCCCAGACAACCGCACTGGAGGCAAACCAATGTTCCCCCCACTTTCCTGGCCAGGCCCAGGCTGCTGATGCCCTCCAATGCCTCCGACTGCTGCGTGGACCCTTACAAGAGAGCCCAGCTCATGGCCGTTTTCTCCCATATGAACCCTGGCCTGAGCCTGCGGCTGCGCAAGGCCAACACCAAGGATGTGGGCGTGCAGGTGAGCCTCCGGGTGGGCAAGTCCGTGCAGTGCTCTCTGGGGCCTCGCACCCTGGACAGCCTCTCCCCCTGGGCCAGCGCAGGCCACAGGGCACCCGCATCTGCATGGGGCGTCTCTTCGTCGGTGCCCGGCCACTGGGGTGAGGTGCGACTGCGGGAGGAGCTCTCGGATCCTCCCGAGGCTGGCCAGCCGCCCCcgccactaccaccaccatcaccaccaccaaggtCGGAAGAGGATCCCCCCGAGGAACTTCAGCCACGTGAGGAGCTGGTGGAGGAAGACTCCTCGAGTCCTCGGGAGAGGAAGAGCAAGCCGGCCCCGGTAGACTCCAGCCAGCCGCTTGGGAGGCCCAACTTCCAG TTTTTAGAACCCAAATATGGCTATTTTCACTGTAAAGATTGTAAGACCAGATGGGAGAGTGCTTATGTGTGGTGCATCTCTGGAACTAATAAG GTTTATTTCAAACAACTCTGTTGCAAATGCCAAAAGAGTTTTAACCCTTATCGAGTGGAAGCAATCCAGTGCCAG ACCTGTTCAAAGTCTCGTTGTTCCTGCCCTCAAAAGAAAAGACACATCAATCTAAGGAGGCCCCATCGGCAGGAACTGTGTGGCCGCTGCAAAGACAAGAGATTCTCCTGTGGCAGTATTTACAGCTTTAAATACATCATGTGA
- the ZAR1L gene encoding ZAR1-like protein isoform X2 produces MKVEHKTRPETNCLGILRCAWAPGGRMERIFCVPYSLYPGYGNMLRLGQSGLSEPRQPHWRQTNVPPTFLARPRLLMPSNASDCCVDPYKRAQLMAVFSHMNPGLSLRLRKANTKDVGVQVSLRVGKSVQCSLGPRTLDSLSPWASAGHRAPASAWGVSSSVPGHWGEVRLREELSDPPEAGQPPPPLPPPSPPPRSEEDPPEELQPREELVEEDSSSPRERKSKPAPVDSSQPLGRPNFQFLEPKYGYFHCKDCKTRWESAYVWCISGTNKVYFKQLCCKCQKSFNPYRVEAIQCQPKMEKLYTVSKNKTGSWLWLIS; encoded by the exons ATGAAGGTGGAACACAAAACAAGGCCTGAAACAAACTGCCTCGGGATATTGCGCTGCGCGTGGGCGCCAGGTGGTAGGATGGAGCGCATCTTCTGTGTTCCCTACAGCTTGTACCCGGGCTATGGGAACATGCTACGTTTGGGCCAGTCTGGACTCTCAGAGCCCAGACAACCGCACTGGAGGCAAACCAATGTTCCCCCCACTTTCCTGGCCAGGCCCAGGCTGCTGATGCCCTCCAATGCCTCCGACTGCTGCGTGGACCCTTACAAGAGAGCCCAGCTCATGGCCGTTTTCTCCCATATGAACCCTGGCCTGAGCCTGCGGCTGCGCAAGGCCAACACCAAGGATGTGGGCGTGCAGGTGAGCCTCCGGGTGGGCAAGTCCGTGCAGTGCTCTCTGGGGCCTCGCACCCTGGACAGCCTCTCCCCCTGGGCCAGCGCAGGCCACAGGGCACCCGCATCTGCATGGGGCGTCTCTTCGTCGGTGCCCGGCCACTGGGGTGAGGTGCGACTGCGGGAGGAGCTCTCGGATCCTCCCGAGGCTGGCCAGCCGCCCCcgccactaccaccaccatcaccaccaccaaggtCGGAAGAGGATCCCCCCGAGGAACTTCAGCCACGTGAGGAGCTGGTGGAGGAAGACTCCTCGAGTCCTCGGGAGAGGAAGAGCAAGCCGGCCCCGGTAGACTCCAGCCAGCCGCTTGGGAGGCCCAACTTCCAG TTTTTAGAACCCAAATATGGCTATTTTCACTGTAAAGATTGTAAGACCAGATGGGAGAGTGCTTATGTGTGGTGCATCTCTGGAACTAATAAG GTTTATTTCAAACAACTCTGTTGCAAATGCCAAAAGAGTTTTAACCCTTATCGAGTGGAAGCAATCCAGTGCCAG ccaaagatggagaagctctatacagtcagtaaaaacaagactgggagctggctgtggctcatatcatga